The Sphingosinicella humi genome has a window encoding:
- a CDS encoding transketolase C-terminal domain-containing protein — protein sequence MAEAMAASPKARANAPDPDFDWRRIAYLVHVSRALDKLEETKLVPEKKVLYQFSARGHDMAQIMLGSRLDQPKDAVCGYYRSRPLLLSLGVPLEDALGSGMGRAGGYSDGRDIGVVFNYPNPRGAPALPMCGGVGAQYTPTAGWAQAIEYYRTVLKDRAYEGAMAVVLGGDASVATNGFWSALTIATTQKLPMLFYIEDNQFGISVPGTYQTPGGNIARNLESFTNLHVISGDGTEPAEAARLLKMASDHVRGGKGPALLRLTVPRLQGHSFQDTQTYKSEELVESEWARDPLPKLRSYLVGSLLDDGEWEAIQAEAEAAVETAREIAEGRDVADPETVLSNVFYEGEMQQLGGQWTHGYEPPASTDQPKPEGQRINMVTAIRRTLDHELEINPRVLLFGEDIGPKGGVHAVTLGLQDKFGIERVFDTSLSEEGIVGRAVGMAMAGLMPVPEIQFRKYAEPAMEQINDCGTMRWRTNNRFAAPMVLRIPGGFFKCGDPWHSQTNEVQFVHNPGWKVAVPSNAEDAVGLLRAGLRGNDPVVFFEHRAMLDDVWARRPYPGDDYVLPFGRAKKTREGSGITIVTWGAMVPRCEEAAKDVSADIIDLRTLMPWDREMVLDSVRRTRRCLIVHEDLQTGGFGAEIAAVVADEAFLDLDAPVSRLTMPDIPSPHNPVLLNWAVPSVERIRAKIDDLISF from the coding sequence CACGTCTCGCGCGCCCTCGACAAGCTGGAGGAAACGAAGCTCGTCCCTGAGAAGAAGGTGCTCTACCAATTCTCGGCGCGCGGGCACGACATGGCCCAGATCATGCTGGGCTCGCGCCTCGACCAGCCGAAGGATGCGGTGTGCGGCTATTATCGCTCGCGTCCATTGCTGCTCTCGCTGGGTGTGCCTCTGGAGGACGCGCTCGGCTCCGGCATGGGACGGGCAGGGGGCTATTCGGACGGCCGCGATATCGGCGTCGTCTTCAACTATCCCAATCCGCGCGGCGCTCCCGCTCTGCCGATGTGCGGCGGCGTAGGGGCGCAGTATACGCCCACCGCCGGCTGGGCGCAGGCGATCGAATATTATCGGACCGTGCTGAAGGACCGCGCCTATGAGGGGGCGATGGCGGTGGTGCTGGGCGGCGACGCCTCGGTCGCGACCAACGGCTTCTGGTCGGCGCTGACGATCGCCACGACGCAGAAGCTGCCGATGCTCTTCTACATCGAGGACAATCAGTTCGGCATCTCCGTGCCCGGCACCTACCAGACCCCCGGCGGCAACATCGCCCGGAACCTGGAAAGCTTCACCAATCTCCACGTCATCTCGGGCGACGGCACCGAGCCGGCGGAAGCCGCGCGCCTCCTCAAGATGGCGTCGGATCATGTGCGCGGCGGCAAGGGCCCGGCGCTGCTCCGCCTCACCGTTCCGCGTCTCCAGGGGCACAGCTTCCAGGATACCCAGACCTATAAGTCCGAGGAGCTGGTCGAATCCGAATGGGCGCGCGATCCGCTGCCCAAGCTCAGATCCTACCTCGTCGGCTCGCTCCTCGACGACGGCGAGTGGGAGGCGATCCAGGCCGAGGCCGAGGCCGCCGTCGAGACAGCGCGCGAGATCGCCGAAGGACGGGACGTGGCCGATCCGGAGACGGTGCTTTCCAACGTCTTCTACGAAGGCGAGATGCAGCAGCTCGGCGGCCAATGGACCCATGGTTATGAGCCGCCCGCCTCGACCGACCAGCCCAAGCCCGAGGGCCAGCGCATCAACATGGTGACGGCCATCCGCCGCACCCTCGACCATGAGCTGGAGATCAACCCGCGCGTGCTCCTGTTCGGCGAAGATATCGGTCCCAAGGGCGGCGTCCATGCGGTGACGTTGGGCCTCCAGGACAAGTTCGGCATCGAGCGGGTGTTCGACACCAGCCTCTCAGAGGAAGGCATTGTCGGCCGCGCCGTCGGGATGGCGATGGCGGGGCTGATGCCCGTGCCCGAGATCCAGTTCCGCAAATATGCCGAGCCGGCGATGGAGCAGATCAACGATTGCGGCACCATGCGCTGGCGCACCAACAACCGCTTCGCCGCGCCGATGGTGCTGCGCATCCCCGGCGGCTTCTTCAAATGCGGCGACCCCTGGCACAGCCAGACCAACGAGGTGCAGTTCGTCCACAATCCCGGCTGGAAGGTGGCGGTGCCGAGCAATGCCGAGGACGCCGTCGGCCTGCTCCGCGCCGGCCTTCGCGGCAACGATCCGGTGGTGTTCTTCGAGCACCGCGCCATGCTCGACGACGTCTGGGCCCGCCGCCCTTATCCGGGCGACGACTATGTCCTCCCCTTCGGCCGCGCCAAGAAGACGCGGGAAGGCAGCGGCATCACCATCGTCACCTGGGGCGCCATGGTCCCGCGCTGCGAGGAAGCGGCGAAGGACGTATCCGCAGACATCATAGACCTTCGCACCTTGATGCCGTGGGATCGCGAGATGGTGCTGGACTCCGTCCGCCGCACTCGCCGGTGCCTGATCGTTCACGAGGACCTCCAGACCGGCGGCTTCGGTGCCGAGATCGCGGCCGTGGTGGCGGACGAGGCCTTTCTCGATCTCGATGCTCCGGTGTCGCGCCTCACAATGCCCGATATTCCAAGCCCGCATAATCCGGTGCTGCTCAACTGGGCCGTCCCGAGCGTCGAGCGCATCCGCGCCAAGATCGACGATCTCATTTCCTTCTGA